In a single window of the Cygnus olor isolate bCygOlo1 chromosome 5, bCygOlo1.pri.v2, whole genome shotgun sequence genome:
- the SLC43A3 gene encoding LOW QUALITY PROTEIN: solute carrier family 43 member 3 (The sequence of the model RefSeq protein was modified relative to this genomic sequence to represent the inferred CDS: inserted 4 bases in 4 codons; deleted 1 base in 1 codon) translates to MPGSMAGRGAQAGQALGTLLSGLLECGAFCGIIFGWXSLVYVLRTWTTSGACQPSAXLRPHRTLLPDCSGQDEQFSLVFTIGSFMNNFMTLPMGYVXDRFGTTVARLIAISLYTGGTLLVAFSTPDLAVLLFPAMSMLSVGGXLLILTNMQVGNLFGKYRSIVITLYNGAFDSSSAIFLIIKVLYERGLPLQAMFFFMAACSAWHLLRTLFLMPRTRIPYPLPPPTTTGCSAQGGRSPTAPTRRSARRGVKAPRKCPWSPVPQKAARRRCPSVPAFCRGSSLARGVALRHAAAPLSLHRHPQPPA, encoded by the exons ATGCCCGGCAGCatggcggggaggggggcgcaGGCGGGCCAAGCGCTGGGCACGCTGCTCTCGGGGCTGCTGGAGTGCGGGGCCTTCTGCGGCATCATCTTCGGCT CATCCCTCGTCTACGTCCTCAGGACCTGGACTACTTCAGGAGCGTGCCAGCCCTCGG AGCTCCGGCCCCACAGGACGCTGCTGCCTG ACTGCAGCGGGCAGGACGAGCAGTTCTCCCTCGTCTTCACCATCGGCTCCTTCATGAACAACTTCATGACCCTCCCCATGGGCTACG TTGACCGCTTCGGCACCACCGTGGCCCGCCTCATTGCCAT CTCCCTCTACACCGGT GGGACACTGCTGGTTGCCTTCTCCACGCCAG ACCTGGCCGTGCTGCTCTTCCCAGCCATGTCCATGCTGTCGGTGGGCG tcctcctcatcctcaccaACATGCAG GTGGGCAACCTCTTCGGGAAGTACCGCTCCATCGTTATCACACTCTACAACGGGGCCTTCGACTCCTCCTCTGCCATCTTCCTCATCATAAAG GTGCTGTACGAGCGCGGGCTGCCCCTGCAGGCCATGTTCTTCTTCATGGCGGCCTGCAGTGCCTGGCACCTGCTGCGCACCCTCTTCCTCATGCCCCGCACGCGCATCCCCTACCCGCTGCCCCCGCCTACAACTACGG gctgcagtgccCAGGGCGGTCGCAGTCCTACCGCACCTACGAGGAGAAGCGCCCGCCGGGGGGTGAAGGCCCCGAGGAAGTGCCCCTGGAGCCCAGTGCCCCAAAAG GCGGCACGGCGGCGGTGCCCTTCCGTCCCTGCGTTCTGTCGTGGCTCTTCTCTGGCACGTGGTGTGGCTCTCCGTCATGCAGCTGCGCCACTATCTCTTCATCGGCACCCTCAACCCCCTGCTTGA
- the LOC121071025 gene encoding bone marrow proteoglycan-like isoform X2 — MALPGRKHCLLVLPGQCPTMQPCLLLALALLGTASARHLAAVTSEVAEPELEAEAEDVECPLEDETNALNITDPQSIRTFRYIIVRRCQNFHTAQRVCSRCYRGRLASIHSYRTNILLQCRARTRVNNGRVWIGAITVLWAAACSATGLTTAAGTTRTGCTATRWSRGASAPPSAPQMGAGGAQTAT, encoded by the exons ATGGCATTGCCAGGGAGAAAACATTGCCTGCTTGTTCTTCCTGGTCAG TGCCCCACcatgcagccctgcctgctcctcgccctggccctgctgggcaCGGCCTCTGCCCGCCACCTGG CCGCTGTCACCTCCGAGGTGGCCGAGCCGGAGCTGGAGGCCGAGGCTGAGGACGTGGAGTGCCCGCTGGAGGACGAGACGAACGCGCTGAACATCACGGACCCGCAGAGCATCCGCACCTTCCGCTACATCATCGTGCGGCGGTGCCAGAACTTCCACACCGCGCAG AGAGTGTGCTCCCGCTGCTACCGCGGGCGCCTGGCCTCCATCCACAGCTACCGCACCAACatcctgctgcagtgcagggctCGCACCCGCGTCAACAACGGGCGCGTCTGGATCGGGGCCATCACCGTCCTGTG GGCGGCAGCGTGTTCTGCCACTGGTCTGACAACAGCGGCTGGAACTACGCGTACTGGCTGCACGGCTACCCGCTGGTCACGGGGCGCTTCTGCACCACCCTCTGCACCGCAA ATGGGCGCTGGAGGAGCACAAACTGCCACGTGA
- the LOC121071025 gene encoding uncharacterized protein LOC121071025 isoform X1 — protein MDVSQHVPLLQRRLVLSWAVLGNGGGQGGGDWGTPGWLGTVWLLAQSYFPSCGHGAPKLLVLAVGPNSHHPLGSPLTVTPPPYCLPSSPATTALSPATQPTNSNMPVPCHHCCHRVKDHHGIAREKTLPACSSWSAAVTSEVAEPELEAEAEDVECPLEDETNALNITDPQSIRTFRYIIVRRCQNFHTAQRVCSRCYRGRLASIHSYRTNILLQCRARTRVNNGRVWIGAITVLWAAACSATGLTTAAGTTRTGCTATRWSRGASAPPSAPQMGAGGAQTAT, from the exons ATGGACGTGAGCCAGCAcgtgcccttgctgcaaaggCGGCTGGTGCTGTCCTGGGCAGTGTTAGGCAATGGTGGGGGACAGGGTGGTGGTGACTGGGGGACCCCAGGGTGGCTGGGGACAGTTTGGCTGCTTGCCCAAAGCTACTTCCCCTCCTGCGGACATGGGGCCCCaaagctgctggtgctggctgttGGCCCCAACAGCCATCACCCTCTGGGCAGCCCTCTGACCGTTACACCACCACCCTATTGCCTGCCGTCATCCCCTGCTACCACTGCCCTGTCCCCTGCAACCCAGCCTACCAACAGCAAcatgcctgtcccctgccaccACTGCTGTCACAGGGTGAAGGACCATCATGGCATTGCCAGGGAGAAAACATTGCCTGCTTGTTCTTCCTGGTCAG CCGCTGTCACCTCCGAGGTGGCCGAGCCGGAGCTGGAGGCCGAGGCTGAGGACGTGGAGTGCCCGCTGGAGGACGAGACGAACGCGCTGAACATCACGGACCCGCAGAGCATCCGCACCTTCCGCTACATCATCGTGCGGCGGTGCCAGAACTTCCACACCGCGCAG AGAGTGTGCTCCCGCTGCTACCGCGGGCGCCTGGCCTCCATCCACAGCTACCGCACCAACatcctgctgcagtgcagggctCGCACCCGCGTCAACAACGGGCGCGTCTGGATCGGGGCCATCACCGTCCTGTG GGCGGCAGCGTGTTCTGCCACTGGTCTGACAACAGCGGCTGGAACTACGCGTACTGGCTGCACGGCTACCCGCTGGTCACGGGGCGCTTCTGCACCACCCTCTGCACCGCAA ATGGGCGCTGGAGGAGCACAAACTGCCACGTGA